A genomic region of Vibrio ziniensis contains the following coding sequences:
- a CDS encoding anaerobic sulfatase maturase yields MYITTVKPSACNPFHVLVKPIGPLCNLDCDYCFYLDKSELFPNKNRFDMSDEALEAHIKAYIEGQPSGTNEVTFGWQGGEPTLRGIEFYKKAIAFQHHYKRHGMTVVNTFQTNGVLLDDDWALFLKQHHFLVGISIDGDEQLHNHFRKYRNGKGSYLQAVRGLRLLQKYGVEYNVLTAVQANNGSHGRRVYQHLVSLGAEFIQFIPVVEAVVDVGISDRSVGSEQFGHFMIDVFNAWREKDIGKIFVSHFDNALGMSLGMPSSICVHSPKCGYNLVIEHNGDVYSCDHFVYPEFKLGNIERNNYPDLIETPIQQSFACGKLVASDLHCVNCSQRRLCHGACPAHRITLSGRISFKEKQYLCEGYFIFFTFVQPYLNAMKKCLMKKLPITYYLNMI; encoded by the coding sequence ATGTATATTACGACAGTGAAACCTTCAGCTTGCAACCCTTTTCATGTGTTGGTCAAACCCATAGGTCCCTTGTGTAATCTGGATTGTGACTACTGCTTTTATCTTGATAAATCGGAGCTTTTTCCGAATAAAAATCGTTTTGATATGAGCGACGAAGCGTTAGAAGCACACATTAAGGCCTATATTGAAGGTCAACCTAGTGGCACTAATGAAGTAACGTTTGGTTGGCAAGGAGGCGAGCCAACGCTTCGAGGTATTGAGTTTTATAAGAAAGCAATAGCATTTCAGCATCATTATAAGCGTCATGGAATGACAGTAGTGAACACGTTTCAAACGAATGGAGTATTGCTTGATGATGATTGGGCATTGTTTCTGAAACAACATCACTTCTTGGTGGGAATCAGTATTGATGGTGATGAACAGTTGCATAACCATTTTCGTAAGTATAGAAATGGTAAAGGCTCTTATCTGCAGGCTGTAAGAGGTCTGCGTCTACTTCAAAAATATGGTGTGGAATATAACGTGCTTACCGCTGTGCAAGCGAACAATGGCAGTCATGGTCGACGGGTTTACCAACACCTAGTGTCTTTAGGGGCTGAATTCATTCAGTTTATTCCTGTCGTTGAAGCGGTGGTTGACGTGGGGATTTCTGATCGAAGCGTAGGATCAGAGCAGTTTGGACACTTCATGATTGACGTGTTTAACGCATGGCGCGAAAAGGATATTGGAAAAATATTTGTTAGCCATTTTGATAATGCACTGGGCATGAGCTTGGGAATGCCGTCATCTATTTGTGTCCACTCTCCCAAGTGTGGATACAATTTAGTGATTGAGCATAATGGTGATGTATACAGCTGTGATCATTTTGTTTATCCCGAATTTAAGCTTGGTAACATCGAGCGCAACAACTATCCAGATCTAATTGAAACGCCTATTCAACAGAGTTTTGCTTGTGGGAAGCTGGTGGCAAGTGATTTGCACTGTGTTAACTGCTCACAACGCCGCTTGTGTCATGGCGCTTGTCCTGCGCACAGAATCACGTTAAGTGGAAGAATATCCTTTAAAGAAAAACAATATCTTTGCGAAGGGTATTTTATTTTTTTTACCTTTGTCCAACCGTATTTAAATGCAATGAAAAAGTGTTTGATGAAAAAATTACCAATTACCTATTACTTAAATATGATTTGA
- a CDS encoding sulfatase family protein — protein MTNTLPNVIILYADDLGFGDLSCYGANNIPTPNLDKLAEEGTKFSQGYATAATCTPSRYSLLTGSYPWRNPNAAVLSGDAPQIIGKNQPTLPKMFKKQGYRTGIVGKWHLGLGDGNLDFNKLISGTPNDVGFDQSFIMAATNDRVPCVYIDNRNVENLDPNDPIEVTYDWNKAFTDVPNGRNHPELLDMMYDHGHDGTIINGVSRIGHMRGGQSAIWDDETMGERFTEKAIEFIEQNQHTPFFLYYALHQPHVPRIPNPKFRDTTPHGARGDVIVEMDWCIGQVLNKLEALGLKENTLVIFSSDNGPVLNDGYKDQAIELNGDHKMAGPLRGGKYSLFEGGTRVPFIVSWPNVTTEKLSNALISQVDLYHSLAILIGYQLSENEAPDSEDQLCTLIGLHPYGRKNMILEGMQYKKVFRDRRYVYIPAHDDDFICQYTGNEKGNLPSPQLYDLFDDIGQLNNLAEVMPEKVEEMQNLFDQLTSREKTRAPIRKRISFPRVRTKI, from the coding sequence ATGACCAACACGCTTCCAAATGTAATTATTCTCTATGCCGATGACTTGGGTTTTGGCGACTTAAGCTGTTATGGTGCGAATAATATCCCCACGCCAAACCTTGATAAGCTTGCGGAAGAAGGCACTAAATTTAGCCAAGGTTATGCCACTGCTGCAACCTGCACCCCTTCTCGCTATAGTTTGCTTACTGGTAGCTATCCATGGCGAAATCCTAATGCGGCTGTGTTGTCCGGTGATGCACCACAAATCATCGGTAAAAATCAGCCTACACTGCCTAAGATGTTCAAAAAGCAAGGCTATCGCACTGGTATTGTTGGTAAATGGCATTTGGGCTTAGGAGACGGTAATCTTGATTTCAATAAATTGATATCTGGTACACCGAATGATGTTGGTTTCGATCAGTCTTTTATCATGGCGGCAACTAACGATAGAGTGCCCTGCGTATACATTGATAACCGAAATGTCGAAAACCTTGATCCAAACGATCCCATAGAAGTCACTTATGACTGGAACAAGGCGTTTACGGATGTACCCAATGGACGAAACCATCCGGAACTACTAGACATGATGTACGATCATGGTCATGACGGTACCATCATCAATGGTGTTAGCCGTATCGGTCATATGCGCGGTGGTCAATCGGCGATCTGGGATGATGAAACCATGGGTGAGCGATTTACCGAAAAAGCCATAGAGTTCATCGAACAAAACCAGCATACGCCATTTTTTCTCTACTACGCACTTCATCAGCCACACGTACCACGCATCCCAAACCCTAAATTCAGGGATACCACACCACATGGTGCTCGTGGCGATGTCATTGTCGAGATGGATTGGTGCATTGGTCAGGTTTTGAACAAACTTGAAGCATTAGGATTAAAAGAAAATACTCTGGTGATTTTTTCTAGCGATAATGGTCCCGTACTCAATGATGGTTATAAGGATCAAGCGATTGAACTAAATGGAGACCATAAGATGGCTGGGCCATTACGCGGAGGGAAATACAGTTTGTTTGAAGGCGGAACCCGAGTTCCATTTATCGTAAGCTGGCCTAACGTTACCACAGAAAAACTAAGCAACGCATTAATCAGCCAAGTTGATCTGTACCATAGTCTGGCAATACTAATTGGCTATCAGTTAAGCGAAAATGAAGCGCCAGATAGTGAAGACCAACTATGTACATTAATCGGTCTTCATCCCTATGGGCGAAAAAACATGATTCTGGAAGGGATGCAGTACAAAAAAGTATTCCGAGATCGACGCTATGTATATATTCCCGCTCATGATGATGACTTTATCTGTCAGTACACTGGCAATGAAAAAGGCAATCTCCCATCACCACAGTTGTATGACCTTTTCGATGATATTGGCCAGCTAAATAACCTTGCTGAAGTGATGCCCGAAAAAGTTGAAGAAATGCAAAATCTATTCGATCAGTTAACTTCACGAGAAAAAACTCGTGCCCCTATTCGTAAACGCATTTCTTTCCCCCGCGTTAGGACGAAGATTTAA
- a CDS encoding DUF2264 domain-containing protein, protein MSVCWKDLTEQNNLFATRQSVAELAKNVLHQHAMIISDQVKLDVQANSAAHYTRQTADIEYVCRLLWLAVPSKHIHSEINHLLSQRIIDGTTPELSNFWQHAKDYDQRVVEMSAIAMALVEAPEIYWQPLNEKQKTNLSDWLLSSTYIALPPNNWYWFRVLILESLSGLGIEIDTLNLEFDLQSIDEMQLQQGWFEDGATGVMDYYNPMGFHLYALMYCRWNPNSPRKEVLLNNALEFTKTYRNWFDSEGRQLAYGRSLNYRFAVLAFWAELARVIPNHPDISLWRTLWTNGMNWWSNQPISDSNGMLLPGFAYPNLLMSEFYTSSVSPLLAFKAFNALAMEETHPFWQSTLESLPEMAEVQWINDRHLQWRNGGTYLLTNASGSNELRECADKYYKFAYSSAHGFCIDSVRWINQGWVGDNILAFQHPDTMQWYSRTHHISAFREADTLVSIWSPFMGCRVITCQTLQTDREVRIHRITSDRNLSFIMTGYCVDEWRSWFSHVIAAPSRIESKNLFSELRLVKGQGHACCYPCAPNTNVVYPHSSVPAISGVIQAGNSDIEVQVLAGSLGVLHE, encoded by the coding sequence ATGTCTGTCTGCTGGAAAGATTTAACTGAACAAAATAATTTATTTGCCACTCGCCAGAGTGTTGCCGAATTAGCCAAAAACGTGTTGCATCAGCACGCCATGATTATTTCTGACCAAGTTAAATTAGATGTTCAAGCGAATAGTGCGGCGCATTATACCCGCCAGACGGCTGATATTGAGTATGTATGTCGTTTACTATGGTTAGCGGTTCCTTCTAAGCACATACATTCAGAAATCAATCATTTATTGAGCCAGAGAATCATTGATGGCACTACGCCAGAGTTGAGCAACTTCTGGCAGCATGCGAAGGACTACGACCAGCGTGTTGTTGAAATGTCTGCCATTGCGATGGCATTAGTAGAAGCACCTGAAATTTATTGGCAGCCACTTAATGAAAAGCAAAAAACAAACCTCTCTGATTGGTTGCTATCGTCAACTTACATCGCACTTCCACCGAATAATTGGTATTGGTTCCGTGTTCTTATTTTGGAATCGCTTTCTGGTTTGGGTATTGAAATTGATACCCTGAACTTAGAGTTTGATCTTCAATCTATCGACGAAATGCAGCTTCAACAAGGCTGGTTTGAAGATGGTGCTACGGGGGTTATGGATTATTACAACCCTATGGGATTCCATCTTTATGCGTTGATGTATTGTCGATGGAATCCCAATTCACCTCGTAAAGAGGTGCTGCTTAATAACGCGTTAGAGTTTACAAAAACCTATCGGAATTGGTTTGACTCAGAAGGACGCCAACTAGCTTATGGTCGTTCTTTAAACTATCGTTTTGCGGTTTTAGCATTTTGGGCAGAACTAGCCAGAGTAATCCCGAATCATCCAGACATAAGCTTATGGCGTACTTTGTGGACCAATGGTATGAACTGGTGGTCGAATCAACCCATTTCTGATAGCAACGGTATGTTGTTACCAGGGTTTGCGTATCCCAATTTGCTCATGAGTGAGTTCTATACCAGTTCTGTGTCACCGCTGTTAGCGTTTAAGGCATTTAACGCCTTAGCGATGGAAGAGACTCATCCATTCTGGCAATCAACATTGGAATCTCTGCCTGAAATGGCTGAAGTGCAATGGATCAACGATAGGCATCTCCAGTGGCGAAACGGTGGAACTTATTTGCTGACGAATGCTTCGGGCAGCAACGAGCTAAGAGAATGTGCTGATAAATACTATAAGTTCGCATATAGCTCAGCTCATGGATTTTGTATCGATAGTGTACGTTGGATAAATCAAGGGTGGGTTGGTGATAATATTTTGGCTTTTCAACATCCAGACACTATGCAGTGGTATAGCAGGACTCACCACATAAGTGCTTTTCGAGAAGCAGATACGTTAGTTTCAATTTGGTCTCCTTTTATGGGGTGCCGAGTTATTACCTGTCAAACTTTGCAAACAGATCGCGAAGTTCGAATTCATCGCATAACGAGCGATCGAAATTTGTCTTTCATAATGACGGGATACTGTGTGGATGAATGGCGAAGTTGGTTTAGCCATGTTATCGCCGCTCCGTCTCGTATTGAATCAAAAAATCTATTTAGTGAACTGCGGTTAGTGAAAGGCCAAGGACATGCTTGTTGTTACCCATGTGCTCCAAACACTAACGTTGTATATCCGCATTCCAGTGTTCCCGCTATTTCTGGCGTTATCCAAGCTGGTAACTCAGACATTGAAGTACAAGTACTGGCAGGAAGTTTGGGAGTATTACACGAGTAA
- the galT gene encoding galactose-1-phosphate uridylyltransferase, with protein sequence MKATQFDEIEHPHRRYNPLVGEWVLVSPHRAKRPWSGQQEAPALEVSLSYEKSCFLCAGNERVSGDVNPNYTGTFVFKNDFAALTGDTPAKEINDDPLFKLHSARGESRVICFSPDHSRTLAELTHQEIEQVIETWISETNSLSKHYPWVQIFENKGETMGCSQPHPHGQIWANSFIPTLVSKKDQLQAEYFSKHHSPLLHDYVHRELRHKERVVVETEHWVVVVPYWASWPFETLVLPKHKVSRITELSSQQKSDLSIALKEITIRYDNLFQCSFPYCMGWHGAPFSLIENSEHWQVHASFLPPLLRSATVRKFMVGYEMFAESQRDLTPEQAAEKLRVVSAAHYREK encoded by the coding sequence ATGAAAGCAACTCAATTTGATGAAATTGAGCACCCTCATCGCCGCTACAATCCTTTAGTAGGTGAGTGGGTTCTTGTGTCTCCACATCGAGCGAAACGACCGTGGAGTGGTCAGCAGGAAGCGCCTGCGCTTGAGGTTTCATTGAGTTATGAAAAATCATGTTTCTTATGCGCTGGAAACGAGCGTGTAAGCGGTGATGTAAACCCAAACTACACTGGCACATTCGTATTTAAAAACGACTTTGCTGCTTTGACAGGTGATACACCAGCTAAAGAGATAAATGACGATCCTCTATTCAAACTGCATAGTGCGAGAGGAGAAAGCCGAGTCATCTGTTTTTCTCCGGATCATAGTCGTACATTAGCCGAGCTCACGCACCAAGAAATAGAACAAGTCATCGAAACTTGGATTAGTGAGACTAACAGCTTAAGCAAGCATTATCCATGGGTGCAGATTTTTGAGAATAAAGGAGAAACCATGGGATGCTCTCAGCCACATCCTCATGGACAAATCTGGGCAAACAGTTTCATTCCTACCTTGGTTAGCAAGAAAGATCAGCTTCAAGCAGAGTATTTCAGTAAGCATCATTCCCCGCTATTACATGACTACGTCCATCGCGAATTACGGCATAAAGAACGTGTTGTTGTTGAAACTGAGCATTGGGTTGTTGTAGTACCGTATTGGGCGAGTTGGCCTTTTGAAACCCTTGTGCTGCCAAAACACAAAGTGAGTAGAATTACTGAGCTTTCTTCTCAACAAAAGTCTGATCTATCTATTGCTTTAAAAGAGATCACAATCCGCTATGACAACTTGTTTCAATGCTCTTTTCCGTACTGTATGGGATGGCATGGCGCACCATTTTCACTAATTGAAAACAGTGAGCATTGGCAAGTGCATGCCTCATTTCTTCCACCTTTGCTACGTAGTGCAACCGTTAGAAAATTCATGGTTGGTTATGAGATGTTTGCCGAGTCTCAGCGAGATTTAACGCCAGAGCAAGCTGCAGAAAAGTTGCGTGTTGTCAGTGCTGCCCACTATCGCGAGAAGTAA
- a CDS encoding glycoside hydrolase family 88 protein, protein MTEKVFLRPLPEALDEQSVMNHLPIVVEAIRRNIPKIGERNPKIGTASYQWLYCDQFDWVSSFWTGELWLSYQMTGHEVFKNSAKLRKSYFSNMLLDPFWLDHDLGFQFSLSCVADYKLTGDEESKMMALRAADHLVHRFRKIGGYIVAWNDTHPLGPEVTLGKSIIDSLQNTALLFWASEITGTPVYANAAKRHCETLAKNIVRDDFSTYHSFNFDPITQQPLKGETFQGYADASCWARGQSWAIHGFAQTYLYTGDEQFLTLAKKLAKYATDHITNDGVPVWDYLLPEHEIQYKDSSAGSITAAGLLLIAQCIEDADEAKMYRDWGLYLLQGLMKQCDLTLNDGALGLLANGASFVKVGLCDNMLPYGDYYYLEALMRANGYQNFFW, encoded by the coding sequence ATGACCGAGAAAGTCTTTCTACGTCCTTTGCCGGAAGCATTAGACGAACAAAGTGTAATGAATCATTTGCCAATTGTTGTTGAGGCGATACGTCGCAACATTCCAAAAATAGGTGAGCGTAACCCTAAGATCGGCACAGCATCATACCAATGGCTTTATTGCGACCAATTTGATTGGGTTTCGTCGTTCTGGACTGGAGAACTATGGTTAAGTTATCAAATGACAGGCCATGAGGTATTTAAAAACAGTGCAAAACTACGTAAGAGTTACTTTTCTAACATGCTGCTCGATCCATTCTGGCTCGATCATGATTTGGGGTTTCAGTTCAGCTTAAGCTGTGTTGCAGATTACAAACTGACGGGAGATGAAGAATCAAAAATGATGGCGTTAAGAGCTGCTGATCATTTGGTTCATCGCTTCAGGAAAATAGGTGGATATATTGTGGCGTGGAACGACACTCATCCATTAGGTCCTGAAGTGACGTTAGGTAAATCAATCATTGATTCTTTACAAAATACGGCACTGTTATTTTGGGCCTCTGAAATTACAGGTACTCCGGTTTATGCTAATGCCGCTAAGCGTCATTGTGAAACACTGGCGAAGAATATCGTTCGTGATGATTTTTCTACCTATCACTCATTTAATTTCGACCCAATCACTCAGCAACCATTAAAAGGCGAAACTTTCCAAGGCTATGCGGATGCTTCTTGTTGGGCTCGTGGTCAGTCTTGGGCCATTCATGGCTTTGCTCAGACGTATCTATATACAGGGGATGAGCAATTTCTAACATTGGCCAAGAAGCTAGCTAAATACGCGACCGATCATATCACTAACGATGGCGTTCCAGTTTGGGATTACTTACTTCCTGAGCATGAAATTCAGTACAAAGACAGCTCGGCAGGTTCCATTACTGCCGCGGGTCTTCTGCTTATCGCTCAATGTATTGAAGATGCCGATGAAGCAAAAATGTATAGAGACTGGGGATTGTATTTGCTTCAAGGTCTAATGAAACAGTGTGATTTAACACTCAATGACGGTGCACTTGGTTTACTGGCTAATGGCGCTTCTTTTGTCAAAGTAGGGCTATGTGACAACATGCTTCCTTACGGTGATTATTACTACCTCGAAGCGTTAATGCGTGCCAATGGATATCAGAATTTCTTCTGGTAA
- the gnpA gene encoding 1,3-beta-galactosyl-N-acetylhexosamine phosphorylase — translation MKQVSATKGHMTLPVEVGQEEVVLDLYQRWHADALRDSDGTTMPESLAEQDSDIYSVVCLVRADQQFANQHPEYLHRKYLMSFPVTAMAETLTIQPLDGYSKDKYELDNDSDPKCWWEVRNRTTNTVIDEELWQFDSATQQVTIQQAEPYHEYTVTFMARQVWDSVSMYNALTNDWKGPRIKSLDPYHPECRAHLIQHFARWLNEHPKTTVVRFTTFAFLFVIDTGEQNQDIYRDWTGYGETVSPRALEDFEKRFGYRLTPEDFVDAGYYNGTYKAPSQRYQDWMTFVQEFVVDFAAELVKMAHENGKKTAMFQGDHWIGTEPYLESYQKIGLDINIGAVEDGVALRRLTDSTGEQTREARFYPYFFPDVFREGNDPVVESMSNWVKIRRAMLQKPLDRIGYGGYLSLANNFPNFVDHVTDISKEFGDYLQNTQGTESQKLPGKVAVLSAWGKSRSWLQNQARDQRFYVPPRPDVMEFVGNNLLECLAGLPFDVEFISFDDIIQNGIGEDVKVIINTGDANSAWSGADCWDNSDVLVALRKFVGQGGGLLGVCDPSAFQKNGRYFQLGDVFGLEKETALTMGRVAMPLSISKDHYLSQFVTDELDFGNPSYVYPQATDIAVLAAQGQHLALTARNYGKGRSVYMGNLLFNMKNARLLQHVLIWLSSNETQHHVWLSDHPFVDVAYYPKTGKVTAVNYSSEPQTLTVRNTDGELVDIRLASYEWKWISH, via the coding sequence ATGAAACAGGTTTCGGCAACCAAGGGGCACATGACTTTGCCAGTTGAGGTTGGTCAAGAAGAAGTCGTATTAGATTTGTACCAACGCTGGCACGCTGACGCTCTGCGAGACAGCGATGGTACGACAATGCCTGAGTCGCTAGCGGAGCAAGATAGTGATATTTACTCTGTAGTGTGCTTGGTTCGCGCTGATCAGCAATTTGCCAATCAACATCCTGAGTATCTGCATCGTAAGTATTTGATGTCATTTCCAGTAACAGCCATGGCTGAAACGCTAACTATTCAGCCTCTTGATGGCTATAGTAAAGACAAATACGAGCTAGATAACGACAGCGACCCTAAGTGCTGGTGGGAAGTGCGAAATCGTACTACCAACACCGTTATAGATGAAGAATTGTGGCAATTTGATTCGGCGACTCAGCAAGTAACTATCCAACAAGCGGAGCCATATCACGAGTACACGGTGACGTTTATGGCTCGTCAGGTGTGGGACAGTGTCTCAATGTACAATGCATTAACTAACGATTGGAAAGGACCACGAATTAAGAGCTTGGATCCCTACCATCCAGAGTGCCGTGCACATTTGATTCAACACTTCGCCCGTTGGTTGAATGAGCATCCAAAAACCACAGTCGTTCGTTTTACCACTTTTGCTTTTTTGTTCGTGATTGATACTGGTGAACAAAATCAGGATATTTACCGGGATTGGACGGGCTATGGTGAAACCGTAAGCCCACGAGCACTAGAAGATTTTGAAAAGCGTTTTGGTTATCGATTGACGCCAGAAGATTTCGTGGATGCAGGTTATTACAACGGTACATACAAAGCACCTTCTCAGCGTTACCAAGATTGGATGACATTTGTGCAAGAGTTTGTTGTTGATTTTGCTGCTGAGCTCGTGAAAATGGCGCACGAAAATGGGAAGAAAACAGCGATGTTCCAAGGTGACCACTGGATTGGAACCGAACCTTACCTTGAGAGCTACCAAAAAATTGGTCTTGATATCAATATCGGTGCCGTTGAAGACGGGGTTGCACTACGCCGTCTAACTGATTCTACGGGAGAACAGACACGTGAAGCGCGTTTCTATCCTTATTTTTTCCCTGATGTCTTTCGCGAAGGAAATGACCCAGTCGTTGAGTCGATGTCTAACTGGGTCAAAATACGCCGAGCTATGTTACAAAAGCCGCTGGATAGAATTGGCTACGGTGGATACCTTTCGCTCGCAAATAATTTTCCGAATTTTGTTGACCATGTTACTGACATATCGAAGGAATTTGGGGATTATTTGCAAAATACTCAAGGTACTGAGTCGCAAAAGTTACCGGGAAAAGTCGCAGTTTTAAGTGCTTGGGGTAAGTCTCGCAGTTGGCTGCAAAACCAAGCACGCGACCAACGTTTTTATGTCCCACCGCGCCCAGATGTGATGGAATTTGTGGGTAATAATTTGTTGGAATGTTTGGCTGGTTTACCATTCGACGTTGAGTTCATTAGCTTTGATGACATCATTCAAAATGGCATTGGTGAGGATGTTAAAGTGATTATCAATACGGGTGATGCAAACTCTGCATGGAGCGGAGCTGATTGCTGGGATAACAGTGATGTTCTGGTGGCTTTGCGTAAATTTGTCGGTCAAGGTGGTGGTCTGCTAGGAGTATGTGACCCATCAGCATTCCAGAAAAATGGCCGTTATTTCCAACTCGGAGATGTCTTTGGGTTGGAAAAAGAGACCGCATTAACCATGGGGCGTGTTGCTATGCCTCTTTCTATCTCGAAAGATCACTATCTTAGCCAGTTCGTTACAGATGAGCTCGATTTTGGCAATCCAAGCTATGTTTATCCGCAGGCGACTGATATTGCTGTGCTGGCAGCACAAGGGCAACACTTAGCGCTCACTGCTCGTAATTATGGCAAAGGGCGCTCAGTGTATATGGGAAACCTATTATTCAATATGAAGAACGCGCGTCTGTTACAACATGTGTTGATATGGTTAAGTAGTAATGAAACACAGCATCATGTATGGCTATCAGACCACCCATTTGTGGATGTTGCTTATTACCCTAAAACAGGAAAAGTGACAGCAGTGAACTACTCTAGTGAGCCTCAGACTCTGACTGTTCGTAATACAGATGGTGAGTTGGTGGATATTAGGTTAGCAAGCTATGAGTGGAAGTGGATTTCCCACTAA
- a CDS encoding sulfatase family protein → MMNKPNLLYIFPDQFRQMSMSLWNELLFNKHCSGVPDPVYTPNLDSFSQQAYLLPNAVSNCPVCSPHRGSLFTGQYPNKSGVPLNCNSDRIISNLPINITCFTDILAQSGYHVGYIGKWHLDLPTPNAPDRPGEYVDPSVPAWDSYTELARRHGIHYWYGYGTFDNHHNPHYYDTHGVRYEPHTWSAEHEAEKAISYLKNEFGEREVGQPFALFVSMNPPHSPYQSLNDCREQDLKLYEKFIDEQLLVRDNANLDLDKASSARYYFANVSGVDQQFGRIIQALKDIGEWDNTIVVFTSDHGETLCSHGLTDAKNVIYEEAFLVPFLIKDIGQSLPIVSSTFLNSADIMPTVLEMLGLKERLPSGITGQSKAPFILDNTRSEAPTCALYIRNLDGDKDDNGKVISYFPQSRGIRTDRYTFALTIDRDMNLDDMLLFDYKTDPYQLADISWQCSASLAKELLTLLAAELSRIDDPWAQQRILDELLPYPNSKEFQ, encoded by the coding sequence ATGATGAATAAACCTAACCTCCTCTATATATTCCCAGATCAATTTAGACAAATGTCGATGAGCTTATGGAATGAACTCTTATTTAATAAACATTGTTCTGGAGTTCCTGATCCAGTTTACACACCAAATTTGGATAGTTTTTCTCAACAAGCTTATCTTTTACCGAACGCAGTAAGTAATTGCCCTGTATGTAGTCCACATCGAGGAAGTTTATTTACCGGTCAGTATCCAAATAAAAGCGGTGTACCACTTAATTGTAATTCTGACCGTATTATTTCTAATCTACCAATAAATATAACCTGTTTTACGGATATTCTTGCTCAGTCAGGTTACCACGTAGGATATATAGGAAAATGGCATCTTGATTTGCCTACACCTAATGCTCCAGATAGACCCGGTGAATACGTCGACCCATCTGTCCCAGCTTGGGATTCCTATACTGAGCTAGCTCGTAGGCACGGAATTCACTATTGGTATGGTTACGGAACGTTTGACAATCACCATAACCCTCACTATTACGACACACACGGTGTAAGGTACGAACCACACACTTGGTCTGCTGAGCACGAAGCCGAAAAAGCGATTTCCTATTTGAAAAATGAATTCGGTGAAAGAGAGGTCGGTCAGCCATTTGCTTTGTTTGTCTCAATGAATCCTCCACACAGCCCCTATCAAAGTCTCAACGACTGCCGCGAGCAAGACTTAAAACTATACGAAAAGTTCATTGATGAACAATTGCTAGTACGAGATAACGCAAATTTAGACTTAGATAAAGCTTCTAGCGCACGGTATTACTTTGCCAATGTCAGCGGCGTTGACCAGCAATTTGGACGGATTATCCAGGCGTTAAAAGATATTGGTGAGTGGGACAACACTATCGTTGTGTTCACTAGTGATCATGGTGAAACCCTGTGTAGTCATGGGTTGACAGACGCGAAAAACGTGATTTATGAAGAAGCTTTTCTTGTGCCATTCTTAATCAAAGATATCGGACAATCTCTTCCTATAGTCTCTTCAACGTTTCTAAATAGCGCAGATATCATGCCCACCGTATTAGAGATGCTAGGTCTAAAAGAACGCTTACCTTCGGGCATTACAGGTCAAAGCAAAGCGCCTTTTATTCTCGATAACACCAGGAGTGAAGCTCCTACCTGCGCACTCTACATTCGCAACTTGGATGGTGATAAAGACGATAACGGTAAAGTTATCAGCTATTTTCCTCAAAGTAGGGGAATTAGAACTGATCGTTATACCTTCGCATTAACAATCGATCGCGATATGAATCTTGATGATATGTTGCTTTTCGACTATAAGACAGACCCCTATCAACTAGCTGACATCTCTTGGCAATGCAGTGCCAGTCTTGCCAAAGAATTGCTTACCCTTCTCGCAGCAGAGCTATCTCGTATTGATGACCCGTGGGCACAACAAAGAATTTTAGACGAACTACTACCTTACCCAAACTCTAAGGAGTTCCAATGA